One Candidatus Methanoplasma cognatum DNA window includes the following coding sequences:
- a CDS encoding NAD+ synthase — protein MVGKKLHDITNEDVDSIVRFINDVVKKAGCKGLIVGTSGGLDSAVTTKLCIKAIGAENVLSIFMPSVITPPADYIQTRELSRAWGVDYKVIDVQPAINTFTGMLFSNVEAPLEKGNISARCRMIILYNRAKKLDYLVAGTSNRSEYMMGYFTKFGDGASDIMPIIDLYKTQVRQIAELVGVPKDIIEKVPTAGLWEGQTDEEEMGITYRDLDLVLNGITFGLSDEQISEDVGINISKVSEVRERVGNMEHKRLPAPRPDIAFNDPQ, from the coding sequence ATGGTCGGTAAGAAACTTCACGATATCACGAACGAAGACGTTGATTCCATAGTCCGTTTTATAAACGATGTTGTGAAAAAAGCAGGATGCAAAGGCCTGATAGTGGGCACCAGCGGAGGCCTGGACTCCGCCGTGACAACGAAGCTCTGCATCAAAGCCATAGGCGCGGAGAATGTCCTCAGCATATTCATGCCGTCGGTGATCACGCCACCCGCAGATTACATTCAGACAAGGGAGCTGAGCAGGGCGTGGGGGGTAGATTACAAGGTTATAGACGTACAGCCCGCAATAAACACATTCACGGGAATGCTCTTCTCAAACGTCGAAGCGCCGCTGGAAAAAGGGAATATCTCCGCCAGATGCAGGATGATAATCCTTTACAACAGAGCAAAGAAGCTGGATTATCTTGTGGCGGGGACATCCAACAGAAGCGAATACATGATGGGCTACTTCACAAAGTTCGGAGACGGGGCTTCGGACATCATGCCGATCATAGATCTGTATAAGACGCAGGTGCGGCAGATAGCGGAGCTGGTAGGTGTTCCTAAGGACATAATAGAAAAGGTCCCCACTGCGGGGCTGTGGGAAGGGCAGACCGATGAGGAAGAAATGGGAATCACTTATCGCGACCTGGACCTCGTGCTGAACGGAATTACATTCGGTCTCTCGGATGAGCAAATATCGGAAGACGTCGGCATAAACATCTCAAAGGTCTCGGAAGTGAGAGAGCGGGTGGGAAACATGGAGCACAAAAGGCTGCCCGCGCCTCGCCCGGATATCGCGTTCAACGACCCTCAATGA
- a CDS encoding GNAT family N-acetyltransferase, which produces MRLEINRADRSDLREILDLQKLAFHETAVLYGLFDILPLTQTMEELIEESESGVILKAVQNDAIIGSVRGRLKGEGCYIGRLIVHPDCRNQGIGRRLMTAIEREFDVRVFELTTGHLNYKNISLYEKLGYEIFERERRSEGLFLIHMRKQKTRIESMK; this is translated from the coding sequence ATGCGCTTGGAGATAAATAGGGCCGACAGGAGTGATCTGCGGGAGATACTTGACCTGCAAAAGCTTGCTTTCCACGAGACAGCCGTACTGTATGGTCTCTTCGATATACTTCCTCTCACGCAGACCATGGAAGAACTCATAGAGGAGTCGGAGAGTGGTGTGATCCTTAAGGCGGTTCAAAACGATGCGATAATAGGCTCGGTGAGAGGCCGTCTTAAAGGAGAAGGTTGCTACATAGGCAGACTGATAGTACACCCGGACTGCAGGAATCAGGGAATCGGGCGCAGACTGATGACCGCAATCGAGCGCGAATTCGATGTCCGGGTGTTCGAACTTACGACTGGGCATCTGAATTACAAGAACATATCGCTTTATGAAAAGTTGGGCTATGAAATATTTGAAAGGGAAAGGAGATCCGAGGGTCTGTTCCTTATCCATATGAGAAAACAAAAGACCCGGATCGAAAGCATGAAATGA
- the larE gene encoding ATP-dependent sacrificial sulfur transferase LarE: MHQKLEVLRSYLSELESVAVAFSGGVDSTFLLKVAHEVLGDKAVAVTARSRSFPKREEEETKAFCEKEGIVHVICDCDELSIDGFCKNPINRCYLCKNELYKKIREVAEQYGAAHVAEGSNMDDIGDYRPGLTAAAEHGIKSPLRQAGLCKTDIRLLSKEMGLPTWDKQSFACLFSRFPYGEEINPERLDMIDRAEQFLLDMGFRQVRVRFHENLARIETDRDGFTKMEDASVRKEIYDEFRAIGFVYVSLDLIGYRTGSMNETLPPDVLSK; this comes from the coding sequence GTGCATCAAAAGCTCGAGGTCCTCAGATCATATCTGTCCGAGCTCGAAAGCGTTGCCGTTGCCTTCTCCGGAGGTGTTGACTCCACTTTTCTTCTCAAGGTTGCACATGAAGTGCTGGGAGACAAGGCTGTAGCCGTGACCGCTCGTTCCCGATCTTTCCCGAAACGTGAGGAAGAGGAGACAAAAGCGTTCTGTGAAAAAGAAGGAATCGTGCATGTAATATGCGATTGCGATGAGCTGAGCATAGATGGGTTTTGCAAGAATCCCATTAATCGCTGCTATCTTTGTAAGAACGAGCTTTACAAAAAGATCCGGGAGGTCGCCGAACAGTACGGCGCCGCTCATGTGGCGGAAGGTTCGAACATGGATGACATAGGCGACTACCGCCCTGGCTTGACCGCTGCGGCTGAACATGGCATAAAGAGTCCGCTTCGCCAGGCGGGGCTTTGCAAAACGGATATCCGTCTCCTGTCAAAGGAAATGGGCCTGCCCACTTGGGATAAACAGTCCTTCGCCTGCCTTTTTTCCCGCTTTCCGTACGGGGAGGAAATAAATCCGGAGCGTCTTGACATGATCGATCGGGCGGAGCAGTTCCTGCTGGACATGGGCTTCCGTCAGGTACGCGTGCGTTTCCATGAGAATCTTGCCCGCATTGAAACAGATAGAGATGGATTTACAAAAATGGAGGACGCATCCGTCAGGAAGGAGATATATGACGAATTCAGAGCAATAGGATTTGTCTATGTTTCTCTGGATCTGATCGGATACCGCACCGGGAGTATGAACGAGACCCTGCCGCCTGATGTCCTGTCGAAATGA
- the larC gene encoding nickel pincer cofactor biosynthesis protein LarC yields MRTLYIECNMGAAGDMIMAALLELIDSKEAFLKQMNGLGLKGVKLSANRSVKHGVNGTAVSVTVDGREEVSIDVDMEKDQGYGFDETFGEEHSHHHSHRHSSLADIEAVILGLPVSQWVKDNALAVYGLIAEAESRIHKGPVSEIHFDELGGMDAVADIVGVCLLMERLSPDRVVVSPVHVGSGLVRCFHGILPVPAPATAYILQGVPTYGGMIKGELCTPTGAALLKHFAGNFGPLPEMRIHKIGYGMGKKDFAVVNCVRAFLGEGNAAGGANDTVAELRCNIDDMSGEALGFVCRKLIQEGAFDAFTTAVGMKKDRPGTMLTCICGVERADEFAAMLLQHTTTFGVRKDTLSRYTLEREVRLVTTPFGQLRIKVGKGYNVERAKFEYEDVAALADEQGVPIDEMIRRLWKYVGEGGHDR; encoded by the coding sequence ATGAGAACGCTTTACATCGAATGTAATATGGGCGCGGCCGGAGATATGATCATGGCCGCTTTGCTGGAACTGATCGACAGTAAGGAAGCGTTCCTGAAACAGATGAACGGTTTGGGACTGAAAGGTGTGAAGTTGAGCGCAAACCGATCTGTCAAGCATGGCGTAAACGGCACCGCCGTGTCGGTCACTGTGGACGGCCGCGAAGAAGTAAGCATCGATGTTGACATGGAAAAGGACCAAGGATACGGCTTTGATGAGACATTCGGGGAAGAGCATTCCCATCATCATTCCCACCGGCATTCCAGTCTAGCAGATATAGAAGCCGTCATTCTGGGTCTGCCGGTCTCGCAATGGGTCAAGGATAATGCATTGGCGGTGTACGGTCTGATCGCAGAGGCAGAATCCCGCATTCATAAGGGGCCTGTCTCAGAGATACATTTTGACGAGTTGGGCGGCATGGACGCCGTCGCTGACATAGTGGGCGTGTGTCTTCTGATGGAACGGCTTTCGCCGGACAGGGTGGTTGTTTCCCCCGTTCATGTGGGAAGCGGTCTTGTCCGCTGCTTCCACGGCATACTGCCGGTGCCCGCCCCCGCTACTGCATATATTCTGCAAGGCGTCCCGACTTACGGCGGAATGATCAAAGGGGAACTGTGCACGCCGACCGGGGCGGCCCTGCTGAAACATTTCGCGGGGAACTTCGGCCCGTTGCCGGAAATGCGCATACATAAGATCGGGTACGGTATGGGAAAAAAGGACTTTGCGGTCGTGAATTGCGTCCGTGCCTTCTTGGGTGAAGGCAATGCCGCAGGCGGCGCGAATGATACGGTGGCGGAATTGCGCTGCAACATAGACGATATGAGCGGTGAGGCGCTCGGCTTTGTTTGCCGAAAACTTATTCAGGAGGGAGCTTTCGACGCGTTCACAACCGCCGTGGGAATGAAGAAGGACCGTCCTGGAACAATGCTCACCTGCATCTGCGGCGTTGAAAGAGCGGACGAGTTCGCCGCCATGCTGTTACAGCATACCACAACGTTCGGCGTGAGGAAGGACACGCTCAGTCGATATACGCTGGAACGCGAAGTGCGGCTTGTGACGACGCCTTTCGGCCAATTGCGCATTAAGGTGGGGAAAGGCTACAATGTCGAAAGGGCAAAATTCGAATATGAGGATGTTGCGGCGCTTGCCGACGAACAGGGCGTTCCGATCGACGAGATGATCCGAAGATTATGGAAATATGTGGGCGAAGGGGGGCATGACCGATAA
- the larB gene encoding nickel pincer cofactor biosynthesis protein LarB, which produces MIKSIWGIDNEWVKRTPAVRIKDQKDRTMNKVSSKADILSLLREVEAGAITPDEALDRMQTLPFSDLGYAKVDYHRGVRQGAGEAIYGQGKTPEQILGILSDMRNNGANNVLITRIEQRTADYLIDEKIPLDYHPVPQLGIAMPEERQKRGSVIVAGAGTSDMAVCEEAALTAETLGNNVTRLYDVGVAGLHRLLSHQESLIRARVIIAVAGMEGALASVVGGLVSCPVIAVPTSIGYGANFNGLSALLAMMNSCANGISVVNIDNGFGAGFLASRINQMEGIK; this is translated from the coding sequence ATGATTAAGAGCATATGGGGCATTGACAATGAATGGGTCAAACGTACGCCTGCGGTGCGTATAAAGGATCAAAAGGACAGGACAATGAATAAGGTCAGTTCAAAGGCGGACATCCTCAGCCTGCTTCGGGAAGTTGAAGCGGGCGCCATCACGCCCGATGAGGCGCTGGACAGAATGCAGACGCTGCCGTTTTCAGATCTGGGTTATGCTAAAGTAGACTATCACAGAGGGGTGCGGCAGGGAGCGGGCGAAGCGATCTACGGTCAAGGAAAGACCCCTGAACAGATATTGGGCATACTTTCCGATATGCGGAACAACGGAGCAAACAACGTCCTGATCACACGGATCGAACAGCGGACTGCCGACTACCTTATCGATGAGAAGATCCCTCTCGATTATCACCCTGTCCCGCAGCTGGGAATAGCGATGCCGGAAGAGCGGCAGAAAAGGGGCAGTGTCATCGTTGCGGGCGCCGGAACCAGCGACATGGCGGTGTGCGAGGAGGCGGCGCTGACCGCCGAAACACTTGGCAACAATGTGACACGTCTGTATGATGTGGGCGTCGCGGGTCTGCACAGGCTGCTGTCGCATCAGGAATCTCTTATCAGAGCAAGAGTGATCATAGCTGTAGCCGGAATGGAGGGGGCGCTGGCCAGCGTCGTCGGCGGACTCGTGAGCTGTCCGGTCATCGCAGTCCCTACAAGCATTGGGTACGGTGCGAATTTCAACGGATTGTCTGCGCTCCTTGCCATGATGAATTCCTGTGCGAACGGGATATCGGTAGTGAACATTGACAACGGCTTCGGAGCCGGCTTTTTAGCCAGCCGCATCAATCAGATGGAGGGCATAAAATGA
- a CDS encoding acetate uptake transporter, translating into MVDNESSSVNKIANPAGLGLLAFGMTTVLLSLHNLGLFGLDSTILSMGIFYGGLAQIAAGMFEFKKGNTFGATAFTSYGFFWLTFVLINNGLTLEATTESASLGAYFAIWGVLTLFLFIGTLKSTRALQAVFLTLTILFFVVAIKDVTEISNIAYVAGAVGVMCGGTAMYTAFGEVLNEQHGRTILPLG; encoded by the coding sequence ATGGTTGATAACGAATCATCATCCGTGAACAAGATCGCCAACCCGGCAGGGCTCGGCCTTCTTGCATTCGGAATGACAACGGTATTGTTGTCACTGCACAATTTGGGACTGTTCGGATTGGATTCGACCATCCTCTCCATGGGGATATTCTACGGCGGACTCGCTCAGATCGCGGCGGGAATGTTCGAATTCAAGAAAGGCAACACCTTCGGAGCCACGGCATTCACCTCATACGGATTCTTCTGGCTTACGTTCGTACTGATCAACAACGGACTGACGCTGGAAGCCACTACGGAAAGCGCTTCCCTCGGCGCATACTTTGCGATCTGGGGCGTCCTTACGCTGTTCCTTTTCATAGGTACACTGAAATCCACCCGTGCTCTCCAGGCTGTCTTCCTTACCCTGACGATATTGTTCTTCGTCGTTGCCATCAAAGACGTGACGGAGATATCCAATATCGCATATGTCGCGGGAGCCGTCGGAGTGATGTGCGGAGGTACCGCGATGTACACCGCATTCGGCGAGGTGCTGAACGAGCAGCACGGAAGGACCATACTGCCTTTGGGCTGA
- a CDS encoding ZIP family metal transporter: MDITISFLICTALILLVSFAGAYLPMTIRATDKQIHLMIAFSAGVFLGILLLILLPEALHESEEGGFDEMHVMYLVLAGFLIMFIVDFLFKHYKTSKCGCDECMDHHSHEVTSISAFIGLSIHACFDGLALAAAFLIGEELGLMMLAAVCIHKAVEVFSLSSTFLLAGNRKRSLWYLTAFCLVTPIAAAASYFILGEVGSEITGLAFAFSAGVFMFVTMLHMIPEAFHRKSIDVRSLALLLIGLLIVVCIVMLMGPHAH; encoded by the coding sequence ATGGACATAACGATCTCGTTCCTCATATGTACGGCCCTGATACTCCTCGTGTCTTTCGCCGGAGCCTATCTTCCGATGACCATCAGGGCCACGGACAAGCAGATACACCTCATGATCGCATTCAGTGCCGGTGTCTTCCTGGGAATATTGCTCCTTATACTCCTGCCGGAAGCCCTTCACGAAAGTGAGGAGGGGGGATTCGATGAGATGCACGTTATGTATCTGGTCCTCGCCGGCTTCCTGATAATGTTCATTGTTGACTTCTTATTCAAACACTACAAGACGTCAAAATGCGGCTGTGATGAATGTATGGACCACCATTCGCATGAGGTCACATCCATTTCCGCGTTCATAGGTCTGTCCATACATGCGTGCTTTGACGGCTTGGCGCTTGCCGCCGCTTTCCTCATCGGAGAGGAGCTGGGACTCATGATGCTGGCCGCCGTGTGCATCCACAAGGCGGTGGAGGTGTTCTCGCTTTCGTCAACATTTCTGCTTGCAGGGAACAGAAAGAGGTCCCTTTGGTATCTGACGGCATTCTGCCTCGTTACGCCCATCGCGGCGGCGGCTTCCTACTTCATCCTCGGCGAGGTGGGGAGCGAGATCACAGGCCTTGCCTTTGCGTTCTCCGCGGGAGTGTTCATGTTCGTCACCATGCTGCACATGATACCCGAAGCGTTCCACAGGAAGAGTATAGACGTCAGGTCGCTGGCGCTTCTGCTGATCGGACTGCTGATCGTGGTTTGCATCGTGATGCTCATGGGGCCGCACGCCCATTGA
- a CDS encoding ribbon-helix-helix protein, CopG family encodes MGIVSISLNDESIEALEDIQRRFGLKGRSEAVRVAINAAKAEAKVIEGMEGMIEGVLIIVKKDHSDPWMNLVQAKHENEIKTQLHSHLRDHKCLEVMVISGEAEKLSAMLKEIHSTGKADYVTFVKS; translated from the coding sequence ATGGGAATAGTCAGCATTTCACTCAATGATGAGAGCATCGAGGCGCTGGAGGATATACAGAGAAGGTTCGGGCTCAAAGGAAGAAGCGAAGCTGTGAGGGTGGCGATCAACGCCGCGAAGGCGGAAGCGAAAGTGATCGAGGGAATGGAAGGAATGATAGAAGGGGTGCTGATAATCGTCAAAAAGGATCACAGCGACCCCTGGATGAACCTCGTGCAGGCGAAGCATGAGAACGAGATCAAGACGCAGCTCCATTCCCACCTGAGAGACCACAAGTGTTTGGAGGTAATGGTCATCTCGGGCGAGGCGGAAAAGCTGTCGGCTATGCTCAAAGAGATACATTCGACTGGAAAAGCGGACTATGTCACGTTTGTAAAGAGTTAA
- a CDS encoding cation:proton antiporter: protein MDFGSILLMLVALIVLARLASGVFSRFGVPGLIGEIVIGIVIANLTIGDWSFLGMLDVEMGDDPSQNYEIVELFAELGVIFLLFAVGLETKVKDLLSVGKAAMLVAVMGVIVPLVAGIALILVYDGNMHHALFLGAAMVATSVGITARVIKDMKLIDTKEAKIIIGAAVIDDVLGMVVLAIVVGMTASDGISVSNIALISAEALLFVVAILAAALWVVPRIYGYFEERNKKKFAETGSSHSGINKLVLAIAVCIGFSFFADMIGLAAIIGAFLGGMLLAEYAWEWKLEEKIESITTLFISFFFLNVGMQVDIGSLTSVSAILLAVVVILLAVATKYVGCNLGAVWGDKSLSKGSRNIIGFGMVPRGEVGIIIAAIGLASGAMSSELYGVVIVMAVATTIIAPPLFARAFRKEYPPEYKLTQDDLI, encoded by the coding sequence ATGGATTTCGGCTCCATACTCCTGATGCTGGTAGCGCTGATCGTTCTGGCGCGCTTAGCCTCGGGCGTGTTCTCCCGTTTCGGCGTACCCGGACTGATCGGAGAGATAGTGATCGGCATAGTCATCGCCAACCTGACGATAGGGGACTGGTCGTTCCTGGGTATGCTGGACGTTGAAATGGGAGACGATCCGAGCCAGAATTATGAGATAGTCGAGCTGTTCGCTGAACTGGGAGTGATATTCCTCTTGTTCGCAGTAGGCCTGGAGACAAAGGTGAAGGACCTTCTTTCCGTGGGCAAGGCGGCGATGCTGGTGGCGGTCATGGGAGTGATAGTGCCTCTGGTAGCAGGGATCGCGCTGATACTGGTATATGACGGGAATATGCACCACGCTTTGTTCCTGGGTGCGGCGATGGTCGCGACGAGCGTAGGCATAACCGCCCGTGTGATCAAAGACATGAAGCTGATCGATACCAAAGAGGCAAAGATCATCATCGGCGCTGCGGTCATAGATGACGTGCTGGGTATGGTGGTCCTTGCCATTGTTGTGGGGATGACCGCATCCGACGGCATATCCGTATCCAACATAGCTCTGATATCCGCCGAGGCCCTGTTGTTCGTCGTAGCGATCCTGGCGGCGGCGCTGTGGGTAGTTCCCAGAATATATGGATACTTTGAGGAAAGGAATAAGAAAAAATTCGCCGAGACCGGAAGTTCTCATTCCGGCATAAACAAGCTCGTACTCGCGATAGCGGTCTGTATTGGGTTTTCGTTCTTCGCAGACATGATCGGGCTGGCGGCGATAATCGGCGCATTCCTGGGCGGGATGCTGCTTGCGGAATACGCATGGGAGTGGAAACTGGAAGAGAAGATAGAATCCATCACAACGCTGTTCATATCGTTCTTTTTCCTGAATGTGGGTATGCAGGTGGACATAGGGAGTCTGACAAGCGTGTCGGCCATTCTGCTGGCTGTCGTCGTTATACTGCTTGCGGTGGCGACGAAGTACGTCGGCTGCAACCTGGGCGCGGTATGGGGGGACAAGAGCCTTTCAAAAGGATCCAGGAACATCATCGGGTTCGGCATGGTGCCCCGGGGAGAGGTGGGGATCATCATCGCCGCGATAGGTCTTGCTTCGGGCGCTATGTCTTCGGAACTCTACGGAGTTGTGATAGTGATGGCGGTCGCCACCACAATAATCGCCCCGCCTCTGTTCGCACGGGCGTTCAGAAAGGAGTATCCGCCAGAGTACAAGCTTACTCAGGATGACCTGATTTGA
- a CDS encoding preprotein translocase subunit Sec61beta, with protein sequence MAKKEDSGFASSAGLMRYFDTEDDRGIKINPKLVLGAAIAFTVLILLLPVFFPV encoded by the coding sequence ATGGCAAAGAAAGAAGACAGCGGATTCGCATCATCTGCGGGATTGATGAGGTACTTCGACACCGAAGATGACAGAGGGATCAAGATCAACCCCAAACTGGTCCTCGGCGCCGCCATAGCTTTTACGGTACTGATCTTGCTTCTGCCCGTGTTCTTCCCGGTCTGA
- the lysS gene encoding lysine--tRNA ligase, with amino-acid sequence MDGILQRLVIMHWADVIAKEIADSFEKPLIANGISPSGTIHVGSLREAITGESIRSAVEGLDKEVRLIYLIDSVDQLKKRADFLPKWYDEHVGKPICNIPCPCGKHNNYAHHFVQPFLDAIEQLEVNCEVIWTHELYEKGAFAEAIDTCFKKREEIIKILHEVSGKEAKGDYAPYAPICKECGRFANPIFDSYSYPTIEYTCTCGCRGTADIRKGDGKLTWRLEWPAKWKIFGTSAEPFGKDHAAAGGSYDTGKRIVEEIYGGKAPYPINYEFVQLKGVGQMHKSTGSSVSGLDAINMTPPEVLNYLFLRVNPNKAIDYDSGLGVLDMADEHDRMERLFFAGGYTEAEENSVRAYEIAQHNHVPKELPLQIPYRHLVNVAQMADDFEGVLEVLGRTIDMSGASDEDMKRLRRRVGCVRFWLNGFAPDQVKFSVYPTIPQGAELTMGDKAFFQKLVERMNDANWEAEAISQIISDTGKESPIGLKTGFKVIYRVLIGKEAGPRLGPFLASMDKQFVINRFIQASRHGS; translated from the coding sequence ATGGATGGCATATTACAACGCCTGGTCATAATGCACTGGGCAGACGTAATCGCAAAAGAGATCGCCGATTCATTCGAGAAACCGCTGATAGCCAACGGCATCAGCCCTTCAGGCACGATCCATGTGGGGAGCCTGAGGGAGGCCATAACCGGAGAATCGATAAGAAGCGCGGTCGAGGGATTGGATAAGGAAGTACGCCTGATATATCTGATAGATTCCGTTGATCAGCTGAAAAAGCGCGCCGACTTCCTGCCCAAATGGTATGATGAGCACGTGGGGAAACCCATATGCAACATACCGTGTCCCTGCGGCAAACACAATAATTACGCACACCACTTCGTACAGCCATTCCTGGATGCCATAGAGCAGCTGGAAGTGAACTGCGAAGTCATATGGACCCACGAGCTTTATGAGAAAGGAGCATTTGCCGAGGCCATAGATACCTGTTTCAAGAAGAGAGAGGAAATAATCAAGATACTCCATGAGGTTTCGGGGAAAGAAGCGAAGGGAGATTATGCGCCGTACGCTCCGATATGTAAAGAGTGCGGAAGATTCGCCAATCCGATATTTGATTCATACTCGTATCCGACCATAGAGTACACCTGCACATGCGGATGCCGCGGCACAGCAGATATAAGGAAAGGGGACGGGAAACTGACCTGGAGGCTGGAATGGCCCGCAAAGTGGAAGATATTCGGAACCTCGGCCGAACCGTTCGGCAAGGACCATGCGGCAGCCGGAGGGTCATACGATACCGGCAAGAGGATCGTGGAGGAGATATACGGCGGCAAAGCACCGTACCCCATCAACTATGAGTTCGTTCAGCTTAAAGGCGTGGGCCAGATGCATAAGTCCACGGGATCCTCCGTATCCGGACTGGATGCGATCAACATGACGCCGCCGGAGGTCCTGAACTATCTGTTCCTGAGGGTCAATCCCAACAAAGCCATAGATTACGATTCAGGGCTGGGGGTTCTGGACATGGCCGACGAACACGACAGGATGGAAAGGCTGTTCTTCGCCGGCGGGTACACAGAAGCGGAAGAGAACTCCGTCCGCGCGTATGAGATAGCGCAGCATAACCACGTCCCGAAAGAGCTGCCTCTGCAGATCCCGTACAGGCACCTTGTCAACGTGGCGCAGATGGCGGACGATTTCGAAGGGGTCCTGGAAGTATTGGGCAGGACCATAGATATGTCTGGCGCAAGCGATGAGGACATGAAGCGGCTCAGGAGAAGAGTGGGCTGCGTGAGATTCTGGCTCAACGGATTCGCACCCGACCAGGTGAAGTTCTCGGTGTATCCGACGATCCCCCAGGGAGCGGAACTCACGATGGGCGACAAGGCGTTCTTCCAGAAGCTGGTGGAAAGAATGAACGACGCCAACTGGGAGGCAGAGGCGATAAGCCAAATAATATCGGACACCGGAAAGGAGTCCCCCATCGGGCTGAAGACCGGATTCAAAGTGATCTATCGGGTGCTCATCGGAAAGGAGGCCGGTCCGAGGCTGGGCCCGTTCCTTGCCAGCATGGACAAGCAGTTCGTGATAAACAGGTTCATCCAAGCTTCCAGACACGGCTCATAA
- a CDS encoding DNA topoisomerase IV subunit A, translating to MATNERQKTAMSNLTSIVGNIYDQLDAGDVPVMELPLRSKKNIEFNTQHNVWTYGDLRTTRTSKTVQGAQMMLRTIYTADFINEMIRDNKSSTLREMYYISEGWEHAKFNSQDESNLLAEDLEIISKCMREDFKLRPEESGAHVYGNLNVSTLTKKGMKRFNCMDDVAETGFAVPYNVEKENFEIVGTDAKFVMAIETGGMFARLIENGFPERYGAILVHLSGQPARSTRRLIKRLNEEQGLPVTVFTDGDPWSFRIFASVAYGAIKTAHISEYLATPTAQFIGITASDILNYDLPTDKLSDKDLGALAAELSDPRFKDEFWVNEIQAMQDMKKKSEQQALAKYGLDFVTDNYLPEKLGDMGIL from the coding sequence TTGGCGACGAATGAAAGACAGAAGACGGCGATGAGCAACCTCACATCCATAGTCGGGAACATCTACGATCAGCTCGACGCCGGGGATGTGCCGGTCATGGAGCTCCCCCTCAGGTCAAAGAAGAATATAGAGTTCAATACCCAGCACAACGTTTGGACATACGGGGACCTTCGGACCACCCGTACCTCGAAAACGGTGCAGGGAGCTCAGATGATGCTGAGGACCATCTACACGGCGGACTTCATCAACGAGATGATACGCGACAACAAGTCATCCACTCTAAGGGAGATGTATTACATTTCCGAGGGATGGGAGCACGCAAAGTTCAACAGCCAGGATGAAAGCAACCTTTTGGCGGAAGACCTTGAGATCATCTCGAAATGTATGAGAGAGGATTTTAAATTAAGGCCGGAAGAGAGCGGCGCCCATGTCTACGGGAACCTGAACGTAAGCACCCTTACGAAAAAAGGAATGAAGAGGTTCAACTGCATGGACGATGTTGCTGAGACCGGATTCGCGGTACCTTACAATGTGGAAAAAGAGAACTTCGAGATCGTCGGCACCGATGCGAAATTCGTCATGGCTATCGAGACCGGCGGTATGTTCGCAAGACTCATCGAGAACGGGTTCCCGGAGAGGTACGGCGCCATCCTCGTGCACCTGAGCGGACAGCCCGCAAGAAGCACCAGGCGCCTGATCAAGAGGCTGAACGAAGAGCAGGGACTGCCGGTGACCGTGTTCACCGACGGCGACCCCTGGTCATTCAGGATATTCGCTTCTGTGGCCTACGGAGCGATTAAGACCGCTCACATCTCGGAGTATCTGGCGACTCCCACAGCGCAGTTCATCGGGATAACCGCATCAGACATCCTGAATTATGACCTACCAACAGATAAGCTCTCTGACAAGGACCTCGGAGCCCTGGCGGCGGAACTTTCCGACCCGAGGTTCAAAGATGAGTTCTGGGTCAATGAGATACAGGCCATGCAGGATATGAAGAAGAAGTCCGAACAGCAGGCGTTGGCCAAATACGGCCTCGACTTCGTTACGGACAACTATCTTCCGGAGAAACTCGGAGATATGGGCATCTTATGA